The Streptomyces sp. M92 nucleotide sequence GCCAACAACAAGGTCACCTCCAGCCTGGACCCCACCGCGCACGCCGAGGTCAGCGCCATCCGCGCCGCCTGCCAGACGCTCGGCACCTTCAGCCTGGAGGGCTGCACCCTCGTCACGTCCTGCGAGCCCTGCCCGATGTGCCTGTCGTCCTCCCTGTGGGCGCGCGTCGACCGGCTGATCTACTCCGCCGACCGCCACGACGCCGCCGTGGCCGGCTTCGACGACCGCAAGTTCTACGACCTGTTCGAGAAGCGGCCCCAGGAGCTGTGGCCGATGTCCGTCGAGCACCTCGACCTGCCCCACCGCACCCAGCCGTTCGACGCCTGGATCGCGAAGACGGACCGGATCGACTACTGACCGGCCGTCCCCCTCGCACGGAGCGATGGCCGCACGTCCTGCCACGTGCGGCCACCGGTCGCCGAGCCGGGACTCAGAGCTTCAGCACGTCAGCGCTTCAGCGTGAACGTGAAGTCCCCGCGGATCCGGCCGCTCAGCCGGACCGCCGACACGAGTCTCCCCTCCGTGACCAGCCGCTCCACCGCGGCTCGTGAGAGACCGCACCCTTCAGCGATCAGCCGCACCGGCCGTACGGGTATCGGCGCCCCGAAGCGGACCGCCACGTCGATCACCTCGCGGTCCAGGTGATCCGACCCCCCGGTGTCGAGGCGCCAGGCGCCGTCCCAGTCGAGGGCGACGCGATTGCGGCGCAGCAGGACCGGCTCCCGGAGCAGCTCGGCCGCCAGAGCGGAGTCGTTGTCGTGCATCC carries:
- a CDS encoding nucleoside deaminase, which encodes MTTHIAETGIREDERAWMNQAIELATTSVANGGGPFGALIAKDGDIVALANNKVTSSLDPTAHAEVSAIRAACQTLGTFSLEGCTLVTSCEPCPMCLSSSLWARVDRLIYSADRHDAAVAGFDDRKFYDLFEKRPQELWPMSVEHLDLPHRTQPFDAWIAKTDRIDY
- a CDS encoding DUF1062 domain-containing protein, which gives rise to MLNEWAVVPTCPPLVRRRCRTCASGRFRANGKFRVNANHKLIDAWLLVLCTACGNTAKLTVLERANVRSVRPGLLDRMHDNDSALAAELLREPVLLRRNRVALDWDGAWRLDTGGSDHLDREVIDVAVRFGAPIPVRPVRLIAEGCGLSRAAVERLVTEGRLVSAVRLSGRIRGDFTFTLKR